A stretch of the Glycine soja cultivar W05 chromosome 13, ASM419377v2, whole genome shotgun sequence genome encodes the following:
- the LOC114380741 gene encoding SPX domain-containing protein 4, whose translation MKFGKEFKTHLEDTIPEWRDKFLCYKPLKKLLKQNLPSITTAITDIPINLPLHLLQQPSSPQLLQAWFVRILNEELEKFNDFYVDKEEEFVIRFQELKERIECLKEKSSQGEVYTSDCEFSEEMMDIRKDLVTIHGEMVLLKNYSSLNFAGLVKILKKYDKRTGGLLRLPFTQLVLRQPFFTTEPLTRLVHECEENLELLFPLQAEVIQSTPPPENQSRPPVDSATNALPEASSTLGDETVYIYRSTLAAMRAIKGLQKASSTSNPFSFSSLFSNQDGDGTGAVTAENSAANSPATLQNEESVGKEETDSV comes from the exons ATGAAATTTGGGAAAGAGTTCAAGACCCATTTGGAAGACACCATCCCTGAGTGGAGGGACAAGTTCCTTTGCTACAAACCATTGAAGAAGCTTCTCAAACAGAACCTTCCTTCAATCACTACCGCCATCACTGATATACCCATCAATCTCCCTCTTCACCTTCTCCAACAACCCTCTTCGCCACAACTTCTTCAGGCTTGGTTCGTGAGGATTCTCAATGAAGAGCTTGAAAAGTTCAATGATTTCTATGTGGACAAAGAGGAAGAGTTTGTTATTCGCTTCCAG GAGCTGAAGGAGAGAATTGAGTGTCTTAAAGAAAAAAGCAGCCAGGGTGAAGTGTACACTTCTGACTGTGAATTCAGTGAAGAAATGATGGACATCAGGAAGGACTTGGTCACCATCCATGGAGAGATGGTGCTCCTCAAAAACTACAGTTCATTAAACTTTGCAG GACTAGTTAAAATTTTGAAGAAGTATGATAAAAGAACTGGTGGGTTGTTGCGTCTGCCTTTTACACAACTTGTTCTTCGTCAACCTTTTTTCACGACTGAACCTCTCACAAGGTTAGTCCATGAATGTGAGGAAAATCTAGAGCTGCTCTTTCCCCTGCAAGCAGAAGTAATCCAATCTACTCCCCCTCCAGAAAATCAGTCTAGACCACCGGTAGATAGCGCAACAAATGCCTTACCTGAGGCATCCTCAACTCTTGGGGATGAAACTGTGTACATATATCGTAGCACTCTTGCTGCTATGAGAGCCATAAAGGGTCTTCAGAAAGCAAGCTCCACCTCCAATCCATTTTCGTTTTCATCCCTTTTTAGCAACCAAGATGGTGATGGTACTGGTGCTGTAACTGCTGAAAACTCTGCCGCAAATTCTCCAGCTACCTTGCAGAATGAAGAAAGCGTTGGTAAAGAGGAAACTGATTCTGTGTAg